A portion of the Lolium rigidum isolate FL_2022 chromosome 1, APGP_CSIRO_Lrig_0.1, whole genome shotgun sequence genome contains these proteins:
- the LOC124685153 gene encoding uncharacterized protein LOC124685153 isoform X2: MFVRSCSLSSWSSVGAAAVVARAPANPPPLPSSPAPTPPKSGPRPMSSSSSAGAGPGAGRVRVAVVGDVHDDWVLDEDAKALHFLQPDLVLFTGDYGNENVQLVKSISDLQFPKAAILGNHDCWRTHQFSEKKVDRVRLQLESLGEQHVGYKCLDFPTIKLSVVGGRPFSCGGDRLFRPKLLSQRYGVDDMAGSARKIYDAASGAPEEHSVILLAHNGPTGSRMDDICGRDWVAGAGDHGDPDLEQAISDLQSETGVSIPLVVFGHMHKSLAYGGGLRKMIAFGANQTIYLNGAVVPRVKHVGESSAAVISTSGSDGLQGSGSTAHTSRAFTTVDLFDGAVEKICEVWVLVSGAGAELEEETVLYKRPREHM, translated from the exons ATGTTCGTGCGGTCTTGCTCCCTTTCTTCCTGGTCGTCGGTGGGAGCAGCAGCAGTGGTCGCGCGCGCCCCCGCGaaccctcctcctctcccctcctcccccgcgCCGACGCCGCCCAAGTCCGGGCCAAGGcccatgtcctcctcctcctccgccggcgccGGTCCCGGAGCCGGCCGCGTGCGCGTCGCGGTCGTCGGCGACGTG CACGATGATTGGGTCCTTGATGAAGATGCAAAGGCCCTCCATTTTCTTCAG CCAGATCTGGTGCTTTTTACAG GTGACTATGGCAACGAGAATGTTCAACTTGTCAAAAGCATTTCAGATCTTCAGTTTCCAAAGGCAGCGATTCTTGGTAATCATGATTGCTGGCGCACACATCAATTTTCGGAGAA GAAGGTAGATCGTGTCCGGCTTCAGTTGGAAAG CCTTGGTGAGCAGCATGTTGGATACAAATGCTTGGACTTTCCAACTATAAAGTTGAGTGTTGTTGGCGGGCGACCATTTTCTTGCGGGGGTGACAGGTTATTTAGACCAAAGCTTCTGTCACAACG GTATGGTGTCGATGATATGGCAGGAAGTGCAAGGAAGATATATGATGCTGCCTCAGGTGCACCAGAGGAGCACTCTGTCATACTACTTGCACATAATGGACCTACAG GTTCAAGAATGGATGATATCTGCGGGCGGGATTGGGTAGCTGGTGCTGGTGACCATGGTGATCCAG ATCTGGAACAAGCGATATCTGACCTGCAAAGCGAAACTGGTGTTTCGATCCCGCTTGTCGTGTTTGGGCACATGCACAAGAGCCTGGCCTACGGTGGAGGTCTGAGGAAGATGATCGCCTTTGGAGCCAACCAGACCATATATCTGAACGGAGCGGTCGTGCCTAGGGTGAAGCACGTGGGAGAAAGCAGCGCCGCTGTGATCTCCACAAGCGGAAGCGATGGGCTGCAAGGATCAGGATCCACGGCACACACTTCGCGGGCGTTCACCACTGTCGATCTCTTTGATGGCGCCGTCGAGAAGATCTGTGAGGTCTGGGTGCTGGTGAGCGGCGCAGGggctgagcttgaggaggagactgTCCTGTACAAGCGTCCACGTGAACACATGTGA
- the LOC124685153 gene encoding uncharacterized protein LOC124685153 isoform X1 has product MFVRSCSLSSWSSVGAAAVVARAPANPPPLPSSPAPTPPKSGPRPMSSSSSAGAGPGAGRVRVAVVGDVHDDWVLDEDAKALHFLQPDLVLFTGDYGNENVQLVKSISDLQFPKAAILGNHDCWRTHQFSEKKVDRVRLQLESLGEQHVGYKCLDFPTIKLSVVGGRPFSCGGDRLFRPKLLSQRYGVDDMAGSARKIYDAASGAPEEHSVILLAHNGPTGLGSRMDDICGRDWVAGAGDHGDPDLEQAISDLQSETGVSIPLVVFGHMHKSLAYGGGLRKMIAFGANQTIYLNGAVVPRVKHVGESSAAVISTSGSDGLQGSGSTAHTSRAFTTVDLFDGAVEKICEVWVLVSGAGAELEEETVLYKRPREHM; this is encoded by the exons ATGTTCGTGCGGTCTTGCTCCCTTTCTTCCTGGTCGTCGGTGGGAGCAGCAGCAGTGGTCGCGCGCGCCCCCGCGaaccctcctcctctcccctcctcccccgcgCCGACGCCGCCCAAGTCCGGGCCAAGGcccatgtcctcctcctcctccgccggcgccGGTCCCGGAGCCGGCCGCGTGCGCGTCGCGGTCGTCGGCGACGTG CACGATGATTGGGTCCTTGATGAAGATGCAAAGGCCCTCCATTTTCTTCAG CCAGATCTGGTGCTTTTTACAG GTGACTATGGCAACGAGAATGTTCAACTTGTCAAAAGCATTTCAGATCTTCAGTTTCCAAAGGCAGCGATTCTTGGTAATCATGATTGCTGGCGCACACATCAATTTTCGGAGAA GAAGGTAGATCGTGTCCGGCTTCAGTTGGAAAG CCTTGGTGAGCAGCATGTTGGATACAAATGCTTGGACTTTCCAACTATAAAGTTGAGTGTTGTTGGCGGGCGACCATTTTCTTGCGGGGGTGACAGGTTATTTAGACCAAAGCTTCTGTCACAACG GTATGGTGTCGATGATATGGCAGGAAGTGCAAGGAAGATATATGATGCTGCCTCAGGTGCACCAGAGGAGCACTCTGTCATACTACTTGCACATAATGGACCTACAG GTCTAGGTTCAAGAATGGATGATATCTGCGGGCGGGATTGGGTAGCTGGTGCTGGTGACCATGGTGATCCAG ATCTGGAACAAGCGATATCTGACCTGCAAAGCGAAACTGGTGTTTCGATCCCGCTTGTCGTGTTTGGGCACATGCACAAGAGCCTGGCCTACGGTGGAGGTCTGAGGAAGATGATCGCCTTTGGAGCCAACCAGACCATATATCTGAACGGAGCGGTCGTGCCTAGGGTGAAGCACGTGGGAGAAAGCAGCGCCGCTGTGATCTCCACAAGCGGAAGCGATGGGCTGCAAGGATCAGGATCCACGGCACACACTTCGCGGGCGTTCACCACTGTCGATCTCTTTGATGGCGCCGTCGAGAAGATCTGTGAGGTCTGGGTGCTGGTGAGCGGCGCAGGggctgagcttgaggaggagactgTCCTGTACAAGCGTCCACGTGAACACATGTGA
- the LOC124685153 gene encoding uncharacterized protein LOC124685153 isoform X3 translates to MQPDLVLFTGDYGNENVQLVKSISDLQFPKAAILGNHDCWRTHQFSEKKVDRVRLQLESLGEQHVGYKCLDFPTIKLSVVGGRPFSCGGDRLFRPKLLSQRYGVDDMAGSARKIYDAASGAPEEHSVILLAHNGPTGLGSRMDDICGRDWVAGAGDHGDPDLEQAISDLQSETGVSIPLVVFGHMHKSLAYGGGLRKMIAFGANQTIYLNGAVVPRVKHVGESSAAVISTSGSDGLQGSGSTAHTSRAFTTVDLFDGAVEKICEVWVLVSGAGAELEEETVLYKRPREHM, encoded by the exons ATGCAGCCAGATCTGGTGCTTTTTACAG GTGACTATGGCAACGAGAATGTTCAACTTGTCAAAAGCATTTCAGATCTTCAGTTTCCAAAGGCAGCGATTCTTGGTAATCATGATTGCTGGCGCACACATCAATTTTCGGAGAA GAAGGTAGATCGTGTCCGGCTTCAGTTGGAAAG CCTTGGTGAGCAGCATGTTGGATACAAATGCTTGGACTTTCCAACTATAAAGTTGAGTGTTGTTGGCGGGCGACCATTTTCTTGCGGGGGTGACAGGTTATTTAGACCAAAGCTTCTGTCACAACG GTATGGTGTCGATGATATGGCAGGAAGTGCAAGGAAGATATATGATGCTGCCTCAGGTGCACCAGAGGAGCACTCTGTCATACTACTTGCACATAATGGACCTACAG GTCTAGGTTCAAGAATGGATGATATCTGCGGGCGGGATTGGGTAGCTGGTGCTGGTGACCATGGTGATCCAG ATCTGGAACAAGCGATATCTGACCTGCAAAGCGAAACTGGTGTTTCGATCCCGCTTGTCGTGTTTGGGCACATGCACAAGAGCCTGGCCTACGGTGGAGGTCTGAGGAAGATGATCGCCTTTGGAGCCAACCAGACCATATATCTGAACGGAGCGGTCGTGCCTAGGGTGAAGCACGTGGGAGAAAGCAGCGCCGCTGTGATCTCCACAAGCGGAAGCGATGGGCTGCAAGGATCAGGATCCACGGCACACACTTCGCGGGCGTTCACCACTGTCGATCTCTTTGATGGCGCCGTCGAGAAGATCTGTGAGGTCTGGGTGCTGGTGAGCGGCGCAGGggctgagcttgaggaggagactgTCCTGTACAAGCGTCCACGTGAACACATGTGA